In Sphingomonas sp. SORGH_AS_0950, the following are encoded in one genomic region:
- a CDS encoding site-specific integrase: MATPFKDPRTGIFYFRRVVPAALRPFFDGASSEYKRTLDTRDPDEARQRYHPHAVIYEQKLAAARRALASRQLRSARVMVDDFLDGQSDEQLRGAAQKLAALELGAFEYANGLTDHAPGARYDFGAPPGLDDLRDHTSRTVMLNAVPDFMPLPWLETLQRVAALPTLDPIEWLIAAVASANALGWPLAPELYEAIGRAYLDRLCAACALSIDPARSRILPPSVLVTGSGAVLPALSPPSKKSQLPTPPAKTMPTITQVYEAWAKFEPREAKLVDEWRTAVNRFAQLHDDPPVDQITASMVRAYRRTCSGLPSRAKKKVTALPLLEQVELAEAEGLPKLANGTVNKALSAIRVTLEHAVEEMEVIEDNVAKTVKSLPTNSLQDPRLPFEPEDMARIFNAPLPERDGVAPRTLFWVLMLAAFTGCRLEELGKLRPGNIKTDDGIPYIAIEPDRLRVRQEQEGPAKRMKTASAKRDIPLHSTLLEAGFLDMVNARRAEGAEWLFPELEANAYGSRTQRLSRVLNDFLDAIGLSDPELVFYSFRHTGKRAVRGKVLREIVDLLFGHADGSVSTLYGRGAEMTVLRDAVEKIQYPSVDWQPVIATGRKMT, from the coding sequence ATGGCCACCCCTTTCAAAGATCCTCGCACCGGCATTTTCTACTTTCGACGGGTCGTCCCCGCCGCGCTCCGCCCGTTCTTCGATGGCGCGTCGAGCGAGTACAAGCGCACCCTCGATACCCGCGATCCCGACGAAGCCCGTCAGCGCTACCATCCGCATGCCGTGATCTATGAGCAGAAGCTTGCCGCCGCCCGTCGCGCCTTGGCCAGCCGGCAACTCCGCTCGGCACGTGTGATGGTCGACGATTTTCTCGACGGACAATCGGATGAGCAACTCCGCGGCGCGGCGCAGAAGCTCGCCGCGCTCGAGCTCGGGGCATTCGAATATGCCAACGGCCTGACTGACCATGCGCCCGGTGCACGCTACGACTTCGGCGCGCCGCCGGGCCTTGATGATCTGCGGGACCACACAAGCCGAACCGTTATGTTGAATGCGGTGCCCGACTTCATGCCCCTGCCCTGGCTCGAGACGCTACAGCGGGTTGCCGCCCTCCCCACCCTCGATCCAATCGAGTGGTTGATCGCAGCGGTAGCCTCCGCCAACGCCCTGGGCTGGCCGCTGGCGCCCGAACTCTACGAGGCAATTGGTCGCGCTTACCTTGACAGGCTCTGCGCTGCCTGTGCTCTCAGCATCGATCCGGCACGGAGCCGCATCCTACCACCCTCGGTCCTTGTGACGGGCTCCGGGGCGGTCCTCCCCGCGCTATCCCCACCTTCGAAAAAATCACAGCTGCCGACGCCGCCAGCCAAGACGATGCCGACAATCACCCAGGTCTATGAAGCCTGGGCAAAGTTCGAGCCGCGCGAGGCCAAACTCGTCGACGAGTGGCGAACCGCCGTGAATCGGTTCGCCCAGCTTCATGACGACCCACCCGTCGATCAGATCACGGCATCGATGGTACGCGCCTATCGCCGCACCTGTTCCGGACTTCCCAGTCGGGCAAAGAAGAAGGTTACCGCGCTCCCCTTGTTAGAACAGGTCGAATTAGCCGAAGCTGAGGGATTACCGAAGCTAGCGAATGGTACCGTCAATAAGGCACTTTCAGCCATAAGGGTGACCCTCGAACACGCAGTCGAGGAAATGGAGGTCATCGAGGACAATGTTGCCAAGACGGTGAAATCCTTGCCAACAAACTCTTTGCAGGATCCGCGCCTCCCGTTCGAGCCGGAGGATATGGCAAGAATCTTCAACGCTCCTCTGCCTGAACGTGACGGGGTAGCGCCGCGAACGCTGTTCTGGGTACTGATGCTCGCCGCATTCACCGGTTGCCGCCTCGAAGAACTGGGCAAACTGCGGCCGGGCAACATCAAGACCGACGATGGCATCCCATACATTGCCATCGAACCCGATCGTCTGCGCGTCCGCCAGGAGCAAGAGGGGCCAGCCAAGCGGATGAAGACTGCCAGCGCCAAGCGGGACATCCCGTTGCATTCGACGCTGCTCGAAGCGGGCTTCCTTGATATGGTGAATGCGCGCCGCGCGGAAGGCGCGGAATGGCTGTTCCCCGAACTCGAAGCCAATGCCTATGGCAGCCGGACGCAACGCCTGTCGCGCGTGTTGAACGATTTCCTCGATGCAATCGGCCTGTCCGATCCGGAACTGGTGTTCTACTCGTTTCGTCACACCGGGAAGCGCGCCGTGCGCGGCAAGGTTCTGAGAGAAATCGTCGATTTGCTCTTCGGCCATGCAGATGGATCCGTCAGCACGCTGTATGGGCGCGGCGCCGAAATGACGGT